Proteins encoded by one window of Pseudomonadota bacterium:
- a CDS encoding aromatic ring-hydroxylating dioxygenase subunit alpha gives MATSNVVHAAFPKPLSEDATRSYTLPADYYIDPDVFELEKERIFFRTWQYVGPASEVAKAGDYMTTTVVDQGVFVIRGRDGVLRAFYNVCQHRAHELLQGKGNVKAVITCPYHAWAYAPDGSLRAARNCEMVAGFDKQDFGLRPVRVEEFCNLVFVNLDDDAVPLAEQASHLEASIRAFVPNYDELVFTGTSTFGDDVMQAGWKVVVDNYVECYHCGPAHPAFADMIDMACYEHTIEGISAFQLGPETKPENSAYNFQADDPIQRAAFWYLWPTTTINIVPGSVSVNITHIVPRSPTTTSFVNDRLTVAGEPEDEARNAYLFDLLGREDQLLCESVQRGLQSRAYDQGRFIADEAMGGEAEHVVHFFHHMVRQALEEPSSDGA, from the coding sequence ATGGCAACGTCGAATGTCGTGCATGCAGCGTTTCCCAAACCGCTGAGCGAGGACGCGACGCGTTCCTATACCCTGCCGGCGGATTACTACATCGATCCCGACGTCTTCGAATTGGAGAAGGAGCGGATCTTTTTCCGCACCTGGCAATACGTCGGCCCGGCGAGCGAGGTCGCCAAGGCCGGCGACTACATGACGACGACCGTTGTCGATCAGGGCGTATTCGTCATCCGCGGCCGCGACGGCGTGCTGCGCGCCTTCTATAACGTCTGCCAGCATCGCGCCCACGAACTGCTGCAGGGCAAGGGCAATGTCAAGGCGGTGATCACCTGCCCCTACCACGCCTGGGCCTATGCGCCGGACGGCAGTCTGCGGGCGGCGCGCAACTGCGAAATGGTGGCGGGCTTCGACAAGCAGGATTTCGGCTTGCGGCCGGTCCGGGTCGAGGAGTTCTGCAACCTCGTCTTCGTCAACCTGGACGACGACGCGGTGCCGTTGGCCGAGCAGGCGTCCCATCTGGAGGCGTCGATCCGCGCGTTCGTGCCGAACTACGACGAACTCGTCTTCACCGGCACCAGCACGTTCGGTGACGACGTGATGCAGGCGGGCTGGAAGGTAGTCGTCGACAACTATGTCGAATGCTACCACTGCGGCCCCGCCCATCCGGCGTTCGCCGATATGATCGACATGGCGTGCTACGAGCACACGATCGAAGGCATCTCCGCCTTCCAGTTGGGCCCGGAGACGAAGCCTGAGAACAGCGCCTACAACTTCCAAGCCGACGATCCGATCCAGCGCGCGGCGTTCTGGTATCTGTGGCCGACGACGACGATCAATATCGTGCCGGGTTCGGTCAGCGTGAACATCACGCACATCGTGCCGCGCAGCCCGACGACGACGTCCTTCGTCAACGATCGCCTGACCGTGGCCGGCGAGCCGGAGGACGAAGCGCGCAACGCCTATCTGTTCGACCTTCTGGGCCGCGAGGATCAGTTGTTGTGCGAATCGGTCCAGCGCGGCCTGCAGTCGCGGGCCTATGACCAGGGCCGCTTTATCGCCGACGAGGCCATGGGCGGCGAGGCCGAGCATGTCGTCCACTTCTTTCACCATATGGTGAGGCAGGCGCTGGAAGAGCCGTCATCCGATGGCGCTTAG
- a CDS encoding phytanoyl-CoA dioxygenase family protein, translated as MSADVETLPADSAVETIIEVLDDDGVVIVSDFMDPSLLERFNTEIQPAIDTYKQFHFGNQAIDGFLGSRTVRLHGLAAHAPSFADIILDPRLLAITDHYLLPCCSSYLLSAGELIEIRGGETAQHFHVDDGSWPIWARRGADLLQMNYMIAATDFTAANGATLVVPGSHRWSPDSAPVEGEIAQAVMPAGSMAIVRGDTQHAGGTNTDGTVRRALSVSYCLGWLRAVENSYLNLDIDVLRALPAKAQQLLGYDIYDGSQDEVRSGFLGYYQMGSPKSLLDA; from the coding sequence ATGTCAGCCGATGTCGAAACACTGCCCGCCGACAGCGCGGTCGAAACGATCATCGAGGTCCTGGACGACGACGGCGTCGTCATCGTCAGCGACTTCATGGACCCGTCCCTGCTGGAACGTTTCAACACGGAAATCCAGCCCGCCATTGATACCTACAAACAGTTCCACTTCGGCAATCAGGCGATCGACGGCTTTCTGGGGTCGCGCACGGTGCGGCTGCACGGTCTGGCGGCCCATGCGCCGAGCTTCGCCGACATCATACTGGACCCGCGTCTGCTGGCGATCACCGACCACTACCTGCTGCCGTGCTGTTCAAGTTATCTATTGAGCGCCGGCGAGCTGATCGAGATCCGCGGCGGCGAGACCGCGCAGCACTTTCATGTCGATGACGGCTCGTGGCCGATCTGGGCGCGCCGGGGCGCCGACCTCCTGCAGATGAACTATATGATCGCCGCCACCGACTTCACCGCCGCCAACGGCGCCACGCTGGTGGTGCCGGGCAGCCACCGCTGGTCCCCTGACAGCGCGCCCGTCGAAGGCGAGATCGCGCAGGCGGTTATGCCGGCCGGTAGCATGGCGATCGTCCGCGGCGACACCCAGCATGCCGGCGGCACCAACACGGACGGCACGGTGCGGCGCGCGCTTTCCGTCTCCTACTGTCTGGGCTGGCTGCGCGCGGTGGAGAACAGCTATCTCAATCTGGACATCGACGTGTTGCGGGCGCTGCCGGCGAAGGCGCAGCAATTGCTTGGCTATGACATCTATGACGGCTCGCAAGACGAGGTCCGCTCTGGTTTCCTCGGCTACTACCAGATGGGCAGCCCCAAGAGCTTGTTGGACGCCTGA
- a CDS encoding Gfo/Idh/MocA family oxidoreductase has translation MTSFGFGVVGTGMIAREVADAIQQAGNARLVAVSSRSLSRAEAFVAGRAGTQAVEGLEPLLARDDVAAVYVGIPTALKEAVALASTAAGKHVLVDKPFMDAASVERMADAAAAAGLVFMDATHFVHHPRRDAVRAAADEQIGKRFGLQCVFYSPLDDRSDIRFDPTLEPTGALGDLGWYCMRAIVEYLRPEGAVSEAEVVLRRDTSTGAVTEAIGAFGFESGETMTFGSGFQCGTRLEDFRLLGEKGALAMDDFVMNWTNSIGSQAADVPTGYTIRTRSMTPQDFVFTETPSKASQHVLMIEDFVNLAGSDDTEARSAYANASIQTQSLLDVVWAAAI, from the coding sequence ATGACATCGTTCGGCTTCGGAGTCGTCGGCACGGGCATGATTGCCCGTGAGGTTGCCGATGCGATCCAACAGGCCGGCAATGCGCGTCTGGTTGCCGTATCGAGCCGGTCGTTGAGCCGGGCCGAGGCCTTTGTCGCGGGCCGGGCGGGAACTCAAGCGGTCGAGGGTCTGGAACCGTTGCTGGCGCGTGACGACGTGGCTGCCGTCTATGTGGGAATTCCGACCGCGCTCAAGGAGGCCGTGGCGCTGGCGTCGACCGCGGCAGGCAAGCACGTGCTGGTCGATAAGCCGTTCATGGATGCCGCCTCGGTCGAACGCATGGCCGACGCCGCTGCCGCGGCGGGCCTCGTTTTCATGGACGCCACCCACTTTGTCCACCATCCCCGCCGCGATGCCGTCCGGGCGGCGGCCGACGAACAAATCGGCAAGCGCTTCGGTCTGCAATGCGTGTTTTACAGCCCCCTGGACGACCGATCGGACATCCGCTTTGACCCCACATTGGAACCGACCGGCGCGTTGGGCGATCTCGGCTGGTACTGCATGCGCGCCATCGTCGAATACCTGCGGCCCGAAGGTGCGGTGTCGGAGGCCGAGGTCGTTCTGCGACGCGACACCAGTACGGGTGCGGTGACCGAGGCCATTGGCGCGTTCGGCTTTGAGAGCGGCGAGACCATGACGTTCGGATCCGGCTTTCAGTGCGGCACGCGGCTGGAGGACTTCCGCCTGCTGGGCGAGAAGGGCGCTCTGGCGATGGATGACTTCGTCATGAACTGGACCAACAGCATCGGCAGCCAGGCCGCCGACGTGCCGACCGGCTACACGATCCGAACCCGGTCGATGACGCCGCAGGACTTCGTCTTCACCGAAACGCCCTCCAAGGCGTCGCAACACGTCCTCATGATCGAGGACTTCGTCAATCTTGCGGGTTCAGACGACACCGAGGCGCGGTCTGCCTACGCGAACGCCAGCATTCAAACACAGTCTCTATTGGACGTGGTCTGGGCGGCGGCAATCTGA
- a CDS encoding SDR family oxidoreductase, translating into MATEKVAVVTAGGSGMGAGAARKLAEDGFRVAILSSSGKGEALAKELGGIGVTGSNQSNDDVKRLVDGTMDAWGRIDVLVNSAGHGPRGPVVDLSDEDWHQGMEVYFLSAVRPTRLVTPVMQQQKGGVIINISTFAAFEPDPVFPTSGVFRAGLAAYTKLYSDKYAADNIRMNNVLPGFIDSLPEKEEFRARIPMARYGKTQEIADVVGFLASDGAGYITGQNIRVDGGITRSV; encoded by the coding sequence ATGGCCACGGAAAAGGTCGCCGTTGTTACCGCGGGCGGCAGCGGTATGGGCGCCGGCGCGGCCCGCAAGTTGGCGGAGGATGGTTTCCGCGTCGCCATCCTGTCTTCGTCCGGCAAGGGCGAGGCGCTGGCGAAGGAGCTTGGCGGCATCGGCGTCACCGGCTCGAATCAGTCGAACGATGACGTGAAGCGTCTGGTCGACGGGACCATGGACGCCTGGGGCCGTATCGACGTCCTGGTCAACAGCGCCGGTCACGGGCCGCGCGGTCCAGTCGTCGACCTCTCCGATGAAGACTGGCACCAGGGCATGGAAGTCTACTTCCTGAGCGCCGTGCGCCCGACTCGTCTGGTCACGCCGGTCATGCAGCAGCAGAAGGGCGGCGTCATCATCAACATCTCGACCTTCGCGGCGTTTGAGCCGGACCCGGTGTTCCCGACCTCCGGCGTCTTCCGCGCCGGCCTCGCCGCCTACACCAAGCTCTATTCGGACAAGTACGCCGCCGACAACATCCGCATGAACAACGTCTTGCCCGGCTTCATCGACAGCCTGCCGGAAAAGGAGGAGTTCCGCGCCCGCATCCCCATGGCACGTTACGGCAAGACCCAGGAGATCGCCGACGTCGTCGGCTTTCTGGCTTCCGACGGCGCAGGCTACATCACCGGCCAAAACATCCGCGTCGACGGCGGCATCACGCGCTCGGTCTAG